In the genome of Diabrotica undecimpunctata isolate CICGRU chromosome 2, icDiaUnde3, whole genome shotgun sequence, the window GTGGCTGCGCTGTGTCCACAATGACGATGACAATAAGCTCTGTACAACTATATCTAGAAGTTGTAGTAAAGACTTTAATTCATCCTACttcaaatgaaagcaaaacaattGAAATTTGTACTGATTCTCTGTCCTCGATTCATTTCATAAGATGCATCCTCTCCAAAAATTCACTAGTCCAGGAAAAACACCATCTGCTAACTATATTCTGCTAATAAAACAGTCATAATGATCTGGACTCCATCTCATGTATCCagtatttcgatttagcaccagattagtcattatttgcgtcttgttcatattaatctttagacCGACCTCCAATGAAGcgtatataatttttcaaacattattattgcatcatctatacgatcggctataaggacgatatcatctgcaaatctcaaacgACTGAGCTTCTTCCCATTCATGTTGATAccatcttcttcttatggtgccatatccaattagtggatgttggcgacaattctggcatactcctctcggtcttgtttGGCtataaagagtgcatgggcatctagttttgtccaatcccttatgtttttaagccataattatttctttgttccgatgccccgttttccttctatcttcccttccacaATAAGCTTTAAGAAATGGTACTTGAAATTttgaaatatatgacccagataagcagtttttcttctttttattattggtagcaattctcgttctctgcccattcgatttaatacttcgacatttgttgtgatctgtccagggaattttaagtagtcttctaaatacccgcattcaaaggcctccaatcggttcatcacattggcctttatggtccaggtttctacaccatatagcagtatggagtaaatgtgacattttacaaggcgatatcgaagcgttaagttaaggctgctgttgcttagcaaggttctcatattagtaaatgctgttttggcttgctcaatcctgctacgtatctctatgtctgaaTCTAgttcttcagttatccaactaccgagatatctgaacttggggaccttttggatgttcttattgtttactcttatatttaattgcatatttcgtgttctgctaaccaccattacctttgtcttgtctatattaatcttttaattaagcccagtcgttctccttcagtgtttattctatctattagtcattgtagcgcttcttggctatcagctattatgactgtatcatcagcatagcgaagattactaatagtctgtccgttgattttgattccatcttcagtgtcacttaaggctctatcgaaaatcgtttcagaataaagattaaaaaggaggagtgacagaacacaaccctgccgtacacctttttcgattgagaaatatgatgtagatttAAGTTCTACTCTCATAGATTCCACTTGAATCATATAATCTTACGGTACATGGTAAATTTACTAATTTACCATGTACCCtaagacctgaagatgcatagcaaattgtagtatgcgaaacTGGTCGTTGGTGTTAGAATtaaatagattgtgagtaagtatttttcttatttcttttacctatttgaaatggacttacACAGGCAACACATTTAAGATATTTTCTGTTTcttatgatataatctatttcatttttggcACTACTGagctgatccatgtccacttacgCCGAGGgtttttatcgaaaaaagagtTCATCATGAATAAATTTTCCTGGTGTAAGAATTTCAGTAATCCTTGCCCCCATACATTTCTTTCGCCATAGCCATACTTACCCATTGCTACTTCTGCATAATCTCGTTTAAACCCCATTTGCACATTAAAGTCGACCATTACTATTGTATAATATGCTGGTGTGACATGTAAAGGCgcgtacacatatgcgagcagaactgttcgcgaaccgtttgtgaacgctatattcgtctatttgtacgacgggacgaaccgcttgcgagctgttcgttcgttgctcgtcaggaaccacggcctgtcggtttttgggacgaacacaaagaatgttcgcactTAAATTTCTAGGGTgttcgagactataaattgtttctgcaaagtgtgcgatgagatcattcggttaaacaaaattgctgaacgagcgcggcttattcaaaagtaacgagagaaattaataataatacagataatgtaaacaaaataccggaatatttagaataacgatgtaaattaattctcggtttgttattagatacttagggtattggatagtcgaacataaacatattttcaacgaactcttcgggaacagctcacgagcagttcgcgaacagttcggctcgcatatgtgtacccaccttaaggcTGTTTCTAGTTcctcataaaatttttcaatttctaattttaattattgtaatgCGGGCTAAACAACGTGTGTTATTTTACATACCTAATCCTTGTCCAACTGTGAATGACAGCAAAGCTTTCGTCACCATATTAAGTCCCACAGCAGAAGGTAACTTTTCCTTGGGAATATATTCGGAAATTACCAAATTTTGGTTTATCACAGCAATCGCTCGGAAATATCCTACGATGAAGGCCACTATTGCCAAAGAAAGGTAACTGGGCATCAAAACTTCAACTAAAATAAGACAGAAAACGTTTAATTATACAAATTTGTAAAATATCTTATAATATCATCTCCAATAATTCTgatcttgattttttttaatagactataaatagatttattataaaaacgcgatttattattatttattatgtcattctttattttgttttttaggaaAAATACGAAAATCGTTCAGATTAATTCCAAAGCTTAAATTCAGGGCAAAAAATCTTAATTGTGATTTAAAATTGAGGTTGTACCAGAATTTTTgttcattactttttgttgttTTTCGTTTTTCCATTCAGTGTCTCTCttcataaaaacaaacattattcaagtatacgctcctacagcggacgccccagaagaaatcatagaagaattttacaatgaccttactaatattatcaaaaggattcggaaaaacgaaataatactaataatgggagactttaatgccaaagttggcaaaggacaaagtggaaatttagtgggatcctttggtctaggggaacgtaatgaacgcggagaccgtttgattgaatttgcaactgaagaacagctcgtagtgacaaacaccttttatgatcttcctccaagacgactatatacgtggaaatctccccaggatactccagatcacacagtacgaaatcaaatagactatattcttattaacaaacgatttagaaactctataacatctgttaaagcgtacccgggatccgacataaattcggaccacaatccacttatcgccaaaatgaaacttagtttaaagaaagttcaaagaccaaaaattatgaagtacgatattaaccaactgaaaaataaaacaataaaggaaaaggtacaaaaacgcctaaaagaaaaaacgtgggctcgtacagaaaaaccatgggcccgtacagaaacagataacacagatgtagaactagaaaatttgcacaaagtaagtcgagaaataacagagaaatacttaaaacctgaaagaacaaataaaaaggaatggatgacggaggagattctatgtatgatggaagacagaagaaacgctaaagataataagaattactacaacaacataaataacgaaataaaaagggctattaaaatagcaaaagaaaattggtttagctcgaagtgtacagagatagagtcattacaacaaaaacatgattcatttaacctccataaaaagattaaagaagcggcaggcttatataaacacaagaacactggattcctgacagataatcagggaaacatagtactggaaatagagcataaaagagatatttggattaaatacgtggaaaaaacttttgaagatatacgaagtaacactggtattacaacaaacaccaattgcgaatctggaccaccatttacagtcgaagaagtaaaatatgccatcaaaagcaccaaagatggtaaagcagtaggccctgataattttcactcagaattcttaaaacttatgtactatgatggcataaaatggttgacaaatatatttaacagtatatatgatacgggcgtggttccccaagagtggttagtgtcaacttttataaatcttccaaaaaaacctaatgcgagaaagtgcgaagactatagaattataagccttatgagccatttacttaaaacatttctaaaggtcatccacaaaagaatatatacaaaatgtgaggaacaactaacaagaacacaattcggatttcgtgatgctctgggaacgcgggaggccctttttgctgtacaggtgctatttcagagatgcagggatgtgaattgtgacatatacgtatgctttatagattaccagaaggcatttgacagagtaaaacatgacaaattaatgactctaatgcaagaaattggaattgacaacaaagatcttagaattatcagaaacatttactacaagcaaacggccaaaatcaaaatagaagaccagttaactgataaaattgcaatagaacgtggagtacgacagggctgtattttgtctccattgttgttcaatgtttattctgaatgggtatttaaggaagctttagacggttgtgcgaaaggaatactaataaacggtgaatggttgaataacattagatatgcagatgacactatagtttttgccgataatctgaatgacttacagatattaacaaatcgcataacagatgtcagcaacagatacggactagctcttaacataaagaaaaccaaatttatgacaattagtaaaaaaccaatattaaacgctcaacttacaatcaaccaacagaatatcgaaagagtcgagcaatatacatatctaggcaccaatttaaatagccaatgggaccactcaacagaaattaaacagcgaataataaaagcaaaagcagcattcgttagaatgagaactattttcaacagtcgagacatatcattaaaaacaaaatgccgtctattgaactgctacatattcacagttctgctctacggaatggaagcatggacactgactgttgcatctacgaatcggctcgaagctttcgaaatgtggtgttataggcgcatcttacgtatatcctgggttgacagagttactaatgtggaggtcctgcgtagaatggggaaagaatgtgaaattctcatgaccgtcaaaactaaaaagttggaatatctaggacatgtaatgagaaatcaagaacgttacggccttctccagctgattctccaagctaaagtaaatggtaagagaggaccgggaagaagacgcatttcctggcttcaaaatttacgaaagtggtataacacgactaccactgaactgttccgcgctgcaataaacaaagtaaagatagccgtgatgatcgccaacatccggaacggataggcactttaagaagacgAAGTCTCTCTTCATCACTCTCTTTTTCATTTATCTCTATGCAGGATCGGTTTCCCTAATAATATTATGGCATTCAACGTGTTAATATGGCTTAAAATTATTTTCAGACATTTAATGTCTAAATGTCTTTTCTATCAGCATTATGTCCAGTACAATTTGCCAATACTCGTATACTGCCAATGCAACCAAAGTGCAGAATTACCCTACGCCctttaaatttttctatattctGTATATAAGCGACTGTCTTCCAGCCAATTATTATCGATTATTGTGATAATTATTGTCGTATACCACCACTACGACGCATTTACTTTTTATGAGACCTTATTACACGATTAAATAATAGACTTTATATTTAACATACTGGCAGTCTCGGCATATATAATGTTCCGGCCTTGAGAATAAATGGTAgaataaatgaaaattaaaatggaAAGGTCCATTTCGCTGTGTCAAGACGAATGGAACGAAAttgaagatgtggcacagtggacgaagtcAGTGATTCTAAATCTAAAAAACATGAATTAACATCTATAATCTaataaacatcatcatcatcattggcaccaaaacccatggtgggtcttggcctgctcaaggataagtctccattctctcctattcttcgcatTGGCTTTCCAggttcgtactcccaacatttttaagtcttcttccaactgatccttaaatcgtgctctgggtctgttTCTCCTTCttactccatctattctttggttataaatatgttttggcggctccatctcattcattctctctatgtgacctaactaCCGCAGCCAGTTCCATCATCTGTTCTGGTTAATCCTCTTGTAGAACTTTCGCGTTTCTGCTTGTACCTTATAGTTCTCTAGTTCTTTTAGTTGGCTCTCTATatgctctttcttcttttttttaagtattcgttttTCTTCTCGTCTCAGCTGCCTATACTATTCCTCTGTTTGTCTCGTTCTTCGCCCTTGGAGTCTTCTATATGCCAGATTTTTTCTTTGCGTTGCTTGTGCGCATTCCTCATCGTACCAGTCTGACcttaattttttacgtttttgctttCCGATAACTTTAGTTGCCACTTCTTCCAATATGGCTCTACACTGCCTTCAATAGTTGTTAATCTAATAAACATATCTATATAACCTACAATCTAATAAGATGGCCACTGCTTCATAAGGGCAGTCAATAAGAATTGTTTGTACTGTGGACTAGACTGTGAATAGATGGATGGTCGAAATAAACGTGATTAAAAGGGAGTTAGACGAAAGATGTCGATGACGCATAGACAAACAATGGTAAATCAGCGTAGCGGTCAAATACAGAACCTTTTTCTGTGGTAAGCACACTTTAGCCAAATTTACTGTCACTTACCTACCCCTTTGAATGTTTGGAGAACATCTAAAGAATACTGTTGTAGTAAAATTGGAGAACAAAGATGAAACTTGTAATGACCCTCTTAAACAGTAATATAGTAGTTACTTGTATTACAATCAAGTCttttaaaaaatactatataacttctttaataagCGAGTTTAAATATTTACCTGATCTCATTATAGCTAAAAGCGCAGCACCAAACATGAAAGTTTTCCTATTACTCATCTTCAGTCTTCTACAAATCTCTGAGGCTGTCACTCGTCCCAGGACGTCAGCGGAAGACAACGCGGTCATAGTTGTTGTTGTCTGTAACATGTTCAAATTGGCCTCATCCTGGAGGAATATGGGAAAGAAGGCACCGAAGGATACTGTTGATACATAGACTAAACCTAAACCTACTACTATATGAACGTATATTGGATCTTTAAGAAGCTCGAAGCCTAATGCTTTGGATACTTTGCGAAGCCAATGATGTTTTTCCTCATCTTTATTTACTTGGAACTGAcctgaaaataagaaaaatattttatatatttttggtatACAAGATATTTAATTTCTAAATGGACAGTAATGATGCGATGCAAAAAAATACTTACTGCTCGCCATTTCAATAGCTGACTCTTTATAAGTGACCTCTACGTGGTCCTTAATCATAGCTTGACTGTAAGACTTTATCATTCCTCTAGTTCCTCCTTCACTTTTTGAGAGTTTTCGTTCGGCGTTGTTTTTCCACTCTCCACTGGATATTTTCCTTTCGGGATTTCCATTTCGTTCTTCAATCGAAACTTTACGCTCACCATTTGGCACTTTAAGTAATTTTTCTTCTTCGGGCTTAGGAATAGTACTAACTGAGTTGATTTTCTCCTTTTCCGGTCCCTTCTCTATTGCAGCAACTTGTTCAGCAGGTCCCCACTTTTTGCAGCATAAAATAGGctaaaacaaacatttttattacCTTTTAAGAAATCTGTAAAGCAACtcattagaaaatattattttttgtaattaataagtaatattatatatacttatataataggAATTATGTAATACGAATAATTCTTAGATAATACGAATTTTGAAAACAGTTTACGATCAACAGATCCAAACTAAATAGAGTTAAACTAGTGTTTAATTTGTCAATTGTGGGTAATTCCCATTGCATAttaattacaaaagaagaaatatatagCAAAATAGAtttagaataataataataaaatattattttaaaatgaattgGCATAACTTAATGTTAGGCAACACATCAAACAATGACAAAGTTGActttaaacattaattttaatccTTGGTTAAAATATGTACTTACCTTAAAAAATAAAGCGCCGATAGCACCAGAATAACTTATAAATCCTAAAATAAATGTTGTACCACTGTATTCATACTTTTTTAACAGCATTCCTATAAATAAGGGCATAGTCATTTGACCAATAGCTGTACCCGCCATCGAGATTCCTACAGCCGTACTCTTTTTTGTGGTGAAATAATCATTGATTATTAAAAATGTCCCCGAAGCTAATAAGCCCAA includes:
- the LOC140435270 gene encoding uncharacterized protein → MERQNSQVPPDGGWGWMVVFGAALINMVNQAMFANFGLIFGEYLKEIGGGHATGITLVLALSVVVTNFAGLIVGPLLKILEIRTFTLIGIGCVGTGMIISSFGTATWHIVIGYSVMTGFGLGLLASGTFLIINDYFTTKKSTAVGISMAGTAIGQMTMPLFIGMLLKKYEYSGTTFILGFISYSGAIGALFFKPILCCKKWGPAEQVAAIEKGPEKEKINSVSTIPKPEEEKLLKVPNGERKVSIEERNGNPERKISSGEWKNNAERKLSKSEGGTRGMIKSYSQAMIKDHVEVTYKESAIEMASSQFQVNKDEEKHHWLRKVSKALGFELLKDPIYVHIVVGLGLVYVSTVSFGAFFPIFLQDEANLNMLQTTTTMTALSSADVLGRVTASEICRRLKMSNRKTFMFGAALLAIMRSVEVLMPSYLSLAIVAFIVGYFRAIAVINQNLVISEYIPKEKLPSAVGLNMVTKALLSFTVGQGLGLLKDLWSYAICIHTLNVISLIVIVSWSIEIFIRRTRSKKTEQTETKPAEVNS